CGTCCAACTTCCTGCCcactgtgtgtctccctctgtccctcctatTACCTGGACAGCTCTCCAAAACTGGTTGTCTGTGAAGCAACTGAGGGATTGCGTAAGACTATATAGAAAGATGTCTCAGGGCTGAACTAATGTGACTGCAGCTGTTTTTGAAGTCTAAGCAGCCTGGGTTTGTGTTGTATGTGAAAGCTAACTAGCCTGTATATCAATGTCAAGTCTACTGTAACAagcctgtgtttgtgcgtgaAAGCTAATTAGCCTGTGATTTTCGCAAAATGTGAAGGCTAATTAGCCTGTGTTTATCTGTAAAAGCCAACTAGCCTGTGTTTACTGAAGCCCAGTTGCACGAGGACTGGCCAGACAGTGTTAGAAaggtgagaggagggttggGTGCTGAGATAATCAGCTAGTGGCCTAACTAAATAGGGCTTATCAGTGAAGAGTCCTTTTTTAATAAGAACTTAAAGAGCTTGTGGGCCTACCGGCCTCGATGAGaccaggtgaacacacacatacacatcctcaggaacacacacactcagataaaCACATCAGTAACTGTTTTAGGACCGTCTTTTCCCAGAGTGTGCCTCCTCCTTGATGCCAGGAGGAAGAGCTGTGATGAAGAGAAGGTAATCGTCTGATGGTGGGCAAGCTGAGAGGGGATCTGCCCGCCCAGACTGCGATCACCTGACCAGGTGTGcatgagaagatccaggctCACCTTCAGCACGACTAAGACGCCAGCTTGCTGATGACAGTAGAATTGGCTccagaaacccccccccccccccagcgcctcccactttccctctctcttgtccgtccgtccgtcgcAGCGCAGCGACCTCCTTCTCTCACcgccccctcttttctctctttctctctccgtcctgCAGGATTAGACGCTGGTGaatgtgtcctctctcttcctcccctgagAGTGCGAGGTCGTGAGCTGTGCGGAAGTCTGCCCCAGAGCCACCACACCGCTGGCCCGCGGCGGAAGAGGAGGCGTCCCTGAGAGAAGATGAGCGTAAAGAAGGAAGATGTGGAGGCCTTCCTGGACGGGAACCCGGCCTTCGCCCAGGAGTACTTCAACAAGAGCCTAAGCCCAGCAGCCATGGCAAAGGTGTCGGGTCTCCCCGAGGCAAAGGTGGACTTTGGCTTGTACCGGGAGCTCAgccaggtggaggagagcaacttcctgtttgaaatGATCAAGGACATGCAGGAGAACGTCAACATGGAGCGGGTGGTGTTCAATCTCCTGAAGAAGGTCACCTCCATGATCCACGCCGACCGCTGCAGTCTCTTCATGTACCGGCAGAGGAACGGCATCGGGGAGCTGGCCACGCGCCTCTTCAACGTCACCGAGGACTCCAAGTTTGAGGACTGCTTGGTGCAGCCGGATTCAGAGATAGTGTTTCCCCTGGACATCGGGGTGGTGGGACACGTAGCCCAGACCAAGAAGACGGTCAACATCAAAGACGTGTCAGAGGTAAAGAGATGCAGACcatgagaggggggtggggggtggggtggggcgaCATCTGGGGCCTTGGGGCCAAGGATGGGGGTTCTCTTTCGGGGACATGGGCAGGGGGTATTTTGACTGTCAGACCATGTGAGCTGGGTCATGGACATAGCTACTGGTAGAAGGGGCTTTGGGGGGCCTAGAGGGTGGGCGGGCCTTGGGGGCTGAGGGCCGGGGGCTGGGAGGTTGGGGGCTGGGAGGTTGGGGGCTGGGAGGTTGGGAGGTTGGGGGCTGGGAGGTTGGGGGCTGGGAGGTTGGGAGGTTGGGGGCTGGGAGGTTGGGGGCTGGGAGGTTGGGGGCTGGGAGGTTGGGAGGTTGGGGGCTGGGAGGTTGGGGGCTGGGAGGTTGGGGGCTGGGAGGTTGGGGGCTGGGAGGTTGGGAGGTTGGGGGCTGGGAGGTTGGGGGCTGGGAGGTTGGGGGCTGGGAGGTTGGGGGCTGGGGGACAGTGGGAAGATTGGTACTGTGACACACAAATAAACTGCTGAGGTGGTGTTTGAACAATTCAACAAAGATCATACAGACACATGAAGAAGGATGTGGTACAGTCCAGCCAAGTTTTAGAAAGATAAGAAGGTATCCACAGGTATGTTATGTACATGTGCAGGATATTGCACTGTAAGTGGACAGAGTGTGTAAATCCTCTTGACGGACATAATCCAGTTATTTCCATATCTCATCAGGCTGTGCTCCAGGTGGGATTACGTCCGTGTTACATTAACAGGGGTCAGCAGGAATCTACAACAGATCTACAACTAAGTTCCCACAGGCTTTGTTACTGATACACACTGTCCAGATCATACATGAAGTGTGTGCTGTCCAGTGAACAGACTGTAGTTGGTCACTTCTATAAGCAGTCCCACTGATACTGTGGAttacacacacttttacacacatgtaCCAAAAATGTAACCAAATGCATGTACATGTATGAAGACCCCTTCGAAAGGCTCCAAACAATTCAAATATTCAAATGAAGCCGCCTGGTCAAAATGATGTTTTTCATGTGTTTCAACAGAGGGGATGTTTATCTGGGTATCTCTGTTCGaaaatgctgtgtttgtgtgtcagccaGCCCCTCCGATGAGTAACATGGtcatgtgtgcacacatgcatgtgtgtgtgtgtgtctttaagcGTCTGTGCCCACATGCTctcgtttgagtgtgtgtgtatgtgcgctcTGTCTTCCAGAGCGCCCATTTCAGCCCGTTTGTGGATGACCTGACAGAGTACAAGACTCGCAGCATCATGGCCAGCCCCATCGTGAATGGCAAGGACATGGTTGCTGTGTTGATGGCCGTGAACAAGACAACAGGGCCACAGTTTACCCCAGAGGATGAGGATGTGAGTCTGtctgcctccttccctccctgcctgcctgcctgcctgtctgtccgtctgtctggtttgtttgtctatctgcatgatctgcctgtctgcctgtctgtctgtctgtctggtttgtttgtctatctgcatgatctgcctgtctgtctgtctgtctgtctggtttgtttgtttgtccatCTGCAtgatctgcctgcctgcctgtctgtctgtctggtttgtttgtctatctgcatgatctgtctgcctgcctggtctgtctgtctgtctgcctgtctgtctctgcctgactgcaggcctgcctgcctggttgcctgtctgtcttcaagGTCTATCTGTCTGATCATTCTGTCCATCTGCTTATCTGTCTCAAATCAGACTCTCTGTTTTGTTCttcagatttttttaaagtatcTCAAAGTTGCCTCCTTGAACTTGAGGATTCACTTCCTGAGCTACCTACACAGCTGTGAGACACGTAAAGGACAGGTGAGTTGATGTCTcgatgcctgcctgcctgcctgcctgcctctctctgtctgtctgtctggatgtgtttggatgtctgtctgcatgtgtctgtctgtcggcaCAATAGTCTGCCTATGTGGCTGGTGGCCTATCCGTCTTGCTGTTTGCCTTGTCACCTGGTTCCTCTGTCTGTGTCAAGCAAGGTGTGCTGGCTGCTTTAGACTCAGGATCCCAGTGCAGAAGGTTTATTAAGAACAGGGTAGTCCAGGAACAGGCAGTAGTCaatacacaggcagacagagcaaTAGAGGCTATCCAAAAACATGGTCGGAAGACAGGCAAACGGTCGATCACAGAAACGGCCCAAACTGAATGTAACAAGGCTTAGACTGACTATTTAAGAAAAGAGTAAGACTTTGCAAATAAACACTGGGGTTTAAATAACAAACTAAAAAGGGTCAAACAAGCAACAGGTGAAATCCATGAACTCAAAACTCAGGGGAagcagagcacagcctccaaaGTACAGAGTACGAAGGTGTGACAAGAGTGAAAATCAAACCAGGCTTATGATGCCAAGTTCCCCATCACAGTAACCCCATGTTTGCTTGCGTGTgtcacatatgtgtgtgtgtatccagctGCTCCTGTGGTCAGCCAACAAGGTGTTTGAGGAGCTTACCGACATTGAGCGGCAGTTCCACAAGGCCCTGTACACGGTCCGAGCCTACCTCAACTGTGACCGCTACTCTGTGGGCCTGCTGGACATGACCAAGGAAAAGGTAGGCTTCACGTCTGCTcgatctctgtgtgtgagcacagcatgcatgtgagctgtgtgtgtgtgtgtgtggtgtttgcatTGTAGTTGTGTTTTGATGGTGTCCCAGATACGTTGTGGTTCTGTCCACAGGAGTTCTTTGACATCTGGCCTGTGTTGATGGGAGAGCAGGCCCCCTACTCAGGTCCTGTTACCCCCGACGGCAGAGTAAGATGTCCCTTCACACACCGTCATACACATTCATACACCTTCAATCATCTTAATACACGTTCACGCCACTTATATGCCCTCATACGCCCATCTACACCTTCACACACCCTcaaacaccctcacacaccttcacacaccctcacacacctccagtcGTCTCACGTCTGCTCCGGTACACCTCCCCCTGCTTTCGTGGAGTTCTCACACATGCTTTGTCATCCCCCAGGAAGTCATATTCTACAAAGTCATTGATTATATTCTACATGGCAAAGAGGATATCAAAGTCATACCGTGAGTGTCTTGCtgtcacactttctctctctttcagacagAAAATTGTCTTACAGGACATCATTAAGCATTAAGGTACAACATGTTACTTCTTACCTgactgggaatgtgtgtgtgtgtttgttcttcagGACTCCGACACCTGACCACTGGGCTTTGGCTAGCGGTCTTCCCACATACGTAGCAGAGAGTGGCTTTGTAAGTTCTTTGTCATGCTCTCATACACCCTAATTCATACTTTCATGATTTCACATTCTCATACTAACCTTTACCCATACTCTGACACTTCCATATACCATTAACATCCTCCAATAGACACAATAGGTTCTGCAAAtgttttctaatcaatgtactgtgttgtgtgttcacTTTAGATTTGCAACATTATGAATGCAGCATCAGAGGACATGTTTAAATTCCAGGTAAAATGTGCAATATGACAACCCAATCTGTACAATAAGACACAGCACAAACTGCAGTTCAATAGCAATAACGCATGTCATTGATGTACTTTCTGGTCCGGTCCTGTTTTCCCATGATGCAGACTGAGCCCTTGGATGCCAGTGGTTGGACCATAAAGAATGTGCTGTCTCTGCCAATCGTCAACAAGAAGGAAGAGATTGTGGGCGTGGCCACGTTCTACAATAGGAAGGATGGGAGGCCCTTTGATGAACAGGATGAACAGCTCATGGAGGTAAACTAGGCTACAAACTGAGACATTAACTAACTTACTCAACTTACTCtataactaactaactaactaactaactatcTAACTAATATCCCCTGTAGGCCTTGACCCAGTTCTTGGGCTGGTCAGCTCTCAACACTGACACCTACGATAAGATGTTCCGTCTGGAGCAGAGAAAGAACATCGCCCAGGACATGGTGCTATACCACGTCAAGTGTCGTGACGATGAGATCCAGAACATCCTGGTGAGAACCGCAACCTCACGCCCCTTCGtcatcctcctcgtcctcctcctactccacaGAAAAGGTGACTTGTTGTCTCTGTTCCTAGAAAACCAGAGAGGTGTTTGACAGAGAACCCTGCGattgtgaggaggaggagctgcagcagaTTCTGGTATCTGGCATCTTTGATAACAGCTCCATGACCACCACACGCTGGATCACCCTCTTGGGCTTCATTTAGGACTTTAACACAAAATGAATGAATCCTCCAATCTCATCAGTAATTCAGTCCTTCTTTCATGGCAGGGACTCTGAATTCACGTGACAAGGTGCTATAACTCATTCTGCTTCTCTAGAAAAAAGAGCTGGTGGACGCCAAGAAGTTTGAGATCTACGAGTTCCACTTCTCTGACTTCAAATGCACGGAGATGGAGCTGGTTAAGTGTGGCATCCAGATGTATTACGAGGTTGGCGTGGTGAAGAAGTTCCAGATTCCTCAGGCGGTAAAATAAACACAACACCTCGCTCAATGTGACCTCACACCTCTTCTTACACTGTCGTTAAAAGAAATCGGAGCCTTTGAGCAAGAACGAACCGGCTACAGTCACCTCTCTACCCGTGTTTGCAGGTGTTGGTACGCTTCATGTACTCTGTCAGTAAAGGCTACAGGAAGATCACCTACCACAACTGGCGCCATGGCTTTAACGTGGGCCAGACCATGTTCACCCTGCTCACGGTACTGCAGCTTGCtcgcctcatctctctcttggaCAAAGTTTGTCGTGGATTTGGTTCCTTGGTAACATGGGCTgtgcgtgtgtccgtgtgttCAGACAGGGAAGTTGAAAAGGTACTACACGGATCTAGAGGTCATGGCCATGATCACAGCAGGCTTCCTCCACGATATCGACCACAGAGGAACAAACAACCTCTATCAGCTTAAGTGAgtatcgacacacacacacacgtacacacacacacgtacacacacacactgagacatgcACTGAAGCCAGGGACTGAAGTCAAGGCTGGGTTTGCCTTCCTTGACAGATTTTATAAAGTGAGTCCACCCTATGGAACTGTTGATGATTCTGTTTGGTTGACTGTAATTGCTGGTTATGTACAGATCTGGCAACCCGCTGGCCAAGCTTCATGGATCTTCCATCATGGAAAGGCATCACCTGGAGTTTGGCAAATTCCTGCTAGAAGACGAGGTATGTGTGGCCAAAGTCAACAGAGAGTATGTCTGCGTGCGTTTGTGCACATAGATGTGCATGTATGTCTTTGTGTCtgctgtatgtgtgcatgcgtgtgcatgtttgcTTAGAAAGTATGTTCATGCTTCTGTAACTGGCCATGTGACTGACCATATCTGACATTCATCTCCCCAGACATTAAACATCTACCAGAATCTTAACCGACGGCAGGTGGAACACGTCATCCACCTTATGGACATTGCCATCATTGCCACCGACTTGGCGCTTTACTTCAAGTCAGTCCAACATTCGGTCCttgtcttctcccctcctcttaacacctgctctcctcttctgctgccctcctcctcctcttctcccccgcttctcctcctcctctcctcttctttgctTCTCTCATCCTCCATTCAACTGTGACTGCCACTGAAAATGACCAGAACTTCACACCTGTCCCATTTTTCtaatctctccacctctcctcctctcctcctctctcctccgctcaccTCACTCCTCGactcttcctctgtcctccctcctgctgACAGAAAGAGGACAATGTTCCAGAAGATTGTGGACCTGTCCGAGACGtacgaggaggagaagaagtggGTGGACTTCATGTCTCTGGAGACCACCAGGAAAGAGATTGTCATGTGAGTAGAAGGAGACGTCTATTCTTCCATCCACTCAACCATGCATGAGAACCATCCACACATTCACCCATTCATCTATCCAGcctccattcatccattcattcatGATGTCTGCATTGCTGTCTCGGCAGGGCAATGATGATGACAGCCTGTGACTTGTCAGCCATCACCAAACCCTGGGAAGTTCAGAGCCAGGTGTGTCCATCCCTTCATTTATCAACCAACCCATCCCTCCTTTCATCAATCCATACAACCATCCATCCAAGCATCCATCTATTCACCCAACcccacatccatccatccatccatccatccattcatccattcatccatccattcatccattcatccataaATCTATACATCCATCTAAACATCCGTCCACCaatccccacccccactccctcccgtccctccatccttccatctgtCCAGCATGTCTGATTCACTAAACCACAGGGTGCCCATGCCTTTCGGAGTCTGAACTGCGTCTGCACTGCATGTTTACAGGTGGCCTTGTTAGTTGCTGCCGAGTTCTGGGAGCAGGGTGACTTGGAGCGCACTGTTCTAGAACAACAACCCATTGTGAGTGTGtccacgtgtgtgcgtgtctgtgtgtgtgtgtgtgtgtgtgtgcgcgtgtgtgtgatttaagtgtgtttgtgcgtaacgtctgtgtctgtgtctgtaagTTTTTGTAACTTGTTGTGTGATATGTGTCATtaggtgtgtttctgtgtgatttgtgtacctgtgtgtgtgtgcgcatgtgtgcttgtgtgtgtgtataactttGTCtcgtccctcctccagcctatGATGGACAGGAACAAAGCAGCAGACCTCCCTAAGCTGCAGTGTGGCTTCATCGATTTTGTCTGCACGTTCGTCTACAAGGTACtgaactttctctctcattaaGTACCACACGCTAAGTACACACCCTGTATACACGCTGTACACACCCGGTGTACACGCTGCACACACTAAGTACAAATGCTCTACACAGTAAGTACACATGCCGTACATGCTAAGTACACACGAGGTATCCACTAGGTACACATGCTTTACACACTAAGtacacatgctacacacacgcTGTGCACATGGAGTAAACAAAGTGGACGCACTCACCAAGCAGTTTAACTAAGAAACCAAAGCTAGAGGTCCGAGGGCAGAACCTCACTACCAAACACCAACACcgtttccctcctcttcctcctctctctctcccgcccacccgatccttttctcctctctctcccctttctcctccactctctcctctgtctccatcagGAGTTCTCTCGCTTCCACCCGACCATCCAGCCCATGCTGGACGGCATCCTGAACAACAGGAAGGAGTGGAAAGCCCGTCAGGAGGAGTATGAGGCTGGCCTGAaggtcctggaggaggagaaggctgcTAGGGAAGAGGCTAACGCCAAGAAAGGTACCTGCTCTGACACAGTCTCGTACTGAGACTACAGACTAGTCTGACACCCACCACTACCATGACCTGGTACTAAGACTACAGTCTACTACTAACACTGGTACACTGCACTAGTACTGCAGTCTAGCACTAATACTGCAGTCTAGCACTAATACTGCAGTCTAGTGTAGTCTGGGGTGGCATGTGTTGCATGTGCGTCCTTcatctggttgtgtgtggtccTGGTGCAGGTTCCGGGAACAACCCCAGCGGAGGCTCTGGGGCCAAGACGTGCTCCGTGTGCTAGAGCAGCGCGCGCTCCGGAGGTAGGTGActccaggatgacatcatcacaaccACACCACCTCACAGCCGCGGCCGCAGCCAGCACACACCCTGGGACAGCGCCACCTACAGTCACCAGCATGAAACTGCAGCCtgggagcaggggaaggagggcggaagggagagggaggaagagagagagagagagagagagagagtgggggagggccAGAAGGGGGATGAGGAAGCACAGCAAGCATCCTGCCTTGCCCCAAAAGGACACTCATTGGCTAAATCCAAATTCTAGAACCATTCACCCTCCTCTCTGGGCCCTGGCGGCATCTCCTGGAAGGATTGCAGAAGGCGTGTGTCTGGTGGAGTCACGTCTGTATACCATGTCTACCACCATTACCTTCTAGAACTCTCCAAGTAGGACACTGACTTTCCTCAGAGGACCCAACTTctaacatctgtgtgtgtctgtttgtgtctgtatgtgtgtcattgTGAATATCTatatatgactgtgtgtgtgtctgtatgttttaGAGAAGATGTTTAGTATAGGATTTTAACATCAGTAGGACTTTGGTCTGGTGACTCTTCCTGAAGAGAACGTTAGAAAAGACATTGTTACACACCTTGATT
The Hypomesus transpacificus isolate Combined female chromosome 22, fHypTra1, whole genome shotgun sequence genome window above contains:
- the pde6b gene encoding rod cGMP-specific 3',5'-cyclic phosphodiesterase subunit beta, with the translated sequence MSVKKEDVEAFLDGNPAFAQEYFNKSLSPAAMAKVSGLPEAKVDFGLYRELSQVEESNFLFEMIKDMQENVNMERVVFNLLKKVTSMIHADRCSLFMYRQRNGIGELATRLFNVTEDSKFEDCLVQPDSEIVFPLDIGVVGHVAQTKKTVNIKDVSESAHFSPFVDDLTEYKTRSIMASPIVNGKDMVAVLMAVNKTTGPQFTPEDEDIFLKYLKVASLNLRIHFLSYLHSCETRKGQLLLWSANKVFEELTDIERQFHKALYTVRAYLNCDRYSVGLLDMTKEKEFFDIWPVLMGEQAPYSGPVTPDGREVIFYKVIDYILHGKEDIKVIPTPTPDHWALASGLPTYVAESGFICNIMNAASEDMFKFQTEPLDASGWTIKNVLSLPIVNKKEEIVGVATFYNRKDGRPFDEQDEQLMEALTQFLGWSALNTDTYDKMFRLEQRKNIAQDMVLYHVKCRDDEIQNILKTREVFDREPCDCEEEELQQILKKELVDAKKFEIYEFHFSDFKCTEMELVKCGIQMYYEVGVVKKFQIPQAVLVRFMYSVSKGYRKITYHNWRHGFNVGQTMFTLLTTGKLKRYYTDLEVMAMITAGFLHDIDHRGTNNLYQLKSGNPLAKLHGSSIMERHHLEFGKFLLEDETLNIYQNLNRRQVEHVIHLMDIAIIATDLALYFKKRTMFQKIVDLSETYEEEKKWVDFMSLETTRKEIVMAMMMTACDLSAITKPWEVQSQVALLVAAEFWEQGDLERTVLEQQPIPMMDRNKAADLPKLQCGFIDFVCTFVYKEFSRFHPTIQPMLDGILNNRKEWKARQEEYEAGLKVLEEEKAAREEANAKKGSGNNPSGGSGAKTCSVC